The following are from one region of the Clostridium sp. 'White wine YQ' genome:
- the secE gene encoding preprotein translocase subunit SecE, whose translation MAVNGKVKKESASKKEAGIVKFFREVKAEVKRITWPNKNEAKKAFIATVAFTLFYIVLVGGFDLVFKNLFELIFKLK comes from the coding sequence ATGGCTGTCAATGGCAAGGTTAAAAAAGAGTCTGCATCAAAAAAAGAAGCAGGCATTGTTAAGTTTTTTAGAGAGGTTAAGGCTGAAGTTAAAAGAATAACATGGCCTAATAAGAATGAAGCAAAGAAAGCCTTTATAGCAACAGTAGCCTTTACACTATTTTACATAGTGTTAGTAGGCGGGTTCGACCTTGTTTTTAAAAACCTCT
- the rpmG gene encoding 50S ribosomal protein L33: protein MRVKITLACTECKQRNYNSMKNKKNDPDRLEMKKYCKFCKKHTLHRETK from the coding sequence ATGAGAGTAAAGATAACTTTAGCTTGCACAGAGTGCAAACAAAGAAACTATAACTCAATGAAGAATAAGAAAAATGACCCAGATAGATTAGAAATGAAAAAGTACTGCAAGTTTTGTAAAAAACATACTCTTCACAGAGAAACAAAATAA